In Synchiropus splendidus isolate RoL2022-P1 chromosome 7, RoL_Sspl_1.0, whole genome shotgun sequence, the genomic window AAAACTGTATGCTGACTATGACACTTTGTGTTAAGTCAAAGTCACGACGACTTGTGTAGTGTTTGGTCACTAGCTGACTGGGTTGCGAGGTGTGGAGTCGGTtctgaagtggaggattgtgttgccagattcctGCAACGCTGCTTATGAGAATGGGGGAGTGAGTTGCCAGAATTTCATCTGCTGAGCTCATTTCACCACCGCgctgcatttttaaatgaaaaagccACATTCGTAACGCTGTGTTGTTGATCACAGGCAAAAGTCATGGTTCAGGCAGCTCTGCACGGTGTTTCATGGCGTTACACGCACATGCACTGTTCAGCTGAATATATTCACTGGCCACCGAATATTATATTATGATAATTTTTAGATATCTATTGCATTATTACAATGTATTCACCTACATTTTGGCATTTGTGGTCATTAAACATTCACTTTCAGCTGCTGGACTCTCGTAAAACAGAGGTCATTAGAGGTCACATGATCTCAAGCTTCGGCCCGGGACATGAGCCGCTGCAGATGGACAGTTATCACGGTGTGTCCATGTTAGGTAGCGGCATGATGGTGTTACATCACGGCTGCTGACATTTGGACGCGGACGTCTTGAGTCACcgtggtgggaggaaaccggagtgaaAGCCATGCAAGGACGGAAGGGTGGACTCCACACAGTTCCAACCCAAGGATGCCTCCAGCTTCAAATGACCTTCACGGTGCAGCCCTGACTCCCTCGTCTGTGATGGTATACACTCCATATTTGAGACTCACCTCGGCGGAGGAATATCCAGACGACGAGTATCTCGACATGTCGAAGTCATCATCGCTGCAGTGAGACAGGTCAGGAGGTCAGAGAGGAGTCGGGCGGCATGTGCCAGCGAGTGCGCTCACCTGTCTGTGTCTAGCGCCACCAGGGGCTTCTCATCGGGACTCTGGTCTAAAGAGGAGTAGCCTTTGTTGGGAACCACCAACCTGAGAGAGGAGTCAACAGTAAGCTCACGTCAAAATCAGCAGGCCTCGAAGCTGTTTTCAGAGGAGCCTCACCGTGTTCTGGCCATGACATTGTTCTTCTTGGGCTGCTGGTTGACCGGACTACCCACAGTGGTGCTGTTCTTCAACGAGCCCTTCCGTGCCAgctccctctgtttctctgtgagagcaacacagcagctcagactccGGAGGGAGCAGAAACTCTTCTATATGGGACGAGTGTTCAGGTGGGTTTGGCCACCGCAGggacactttcacacacacacacacacacacacagatggtggAACCACAGAAGCAGCATTGTTCCATACTGGACTCTCTCCAAGGTCCTGAAAGGAGACCCCTGCTGCTTTCCAAACTAAAAGACCACAAGCTTTCCTGGACATACAGAAGCAGAAACAACGTAAACAAACCGCAGACTCGTGCTCCGCTCACCTATTTTCATCTGCAGCGGAGAGGGTTTGTAGTTGATGGTGACAGGTTCAACCTCCCTGGTGTCTGAGTCGGCCTCGGAGGCCGTGGACGAGGCTGGATCCTGCAGACAGACCAGCGGAGCAAAAGATAACACCATGAATAATGAATGTCCTCCTCTGATACATTACCATGGATGAGCCACGCAGGCGCTGCAGGCTCCAACATCAGACTGAGAGTGATTTCAAGACAAACCCCAGCTACCGAACGAGGTGTCACCTTAACATCACTCTTCCAGTGGAGAACGGAGCAGTAGCGAGCCGCCCAGCGATTACGTTGACAACACTTGAACACCAGGGGGCGTCAAACTCAACCACACAGGCAGCCAAAACTTGAAACACGGTCCAGCCTGAACACTATTTCTTTATATTGAAACACAAGGCAATATCAGTGTCTGGTTTCATCCTTGCAGGATAATTTTAGCATAAAGCATCTCTGTTGTCTCTAATAAGACTGGCTTTCATTTCTATCACTCGATTCCTGTCTATCTGCTTCGATATTTTGGAGGATGACAGACATGGAATTTACAATCTCTACTCGCCAAAGATGAAACATCTTAACTTGAACACCAATGTCTTGAGGGTCACGTGTGCTTTTGGTGGTCCTGAAATTAcccttgaaaatgaagatgtactTCTGAaggtttaaatttaaatttatagTTAATGTTTTAGTCTCTCAGCTGAacgaataaagaaaaaaataaactaccAACAGTGATTTATATGTATCATCAACTGTGGCACGGAACTGGAACGTCttcattttgaatttcattttgaggATAATATTGCTGTTGGATCTGTTGGAGGCCCCGGACTCCTGCGGTTGACGGCCGGCTGGAGGCCACGACGCGTCCGGTCACATCCTCCCACATTTGAACTACCACCTTTCCGGATGGAAACGGGACCAGGCCCGAAGATGTTTTCATCCAACACCCCCACCACCGACACGACAGTCTCCATCTTTGACGTCGCGGTTGACGCCAGCGATTcactcagacacacaacatCGATCCGAGCAGCGCAGGAGAGCAGGAAATCACCGAGGCAGGAGCGACACTGACCAGCGGCTGCATCTCTCCCTCCGGCTCCGGACTCGGCACTTGGAACCTGTCAATCTCCTCCATCATGATGGCggcgcctcctcttcctcctgcgaTCTTGCTGTCAAAAACCTCTCGCTCGACTCAGATGTTTCAGATGATCAGATGTGGAGAAACCTCTGCGGTAGCTTCATCCCAGCAGGCAGTAGATGTCGATGCTGTGACGGTGACACCCACTTCCGGATAGGTGGTGCTCAACCTGGGTCCGCGGACCAGGAGGGGACAGGGAAGCGCGACACGAGATACTGAAAATACGGAATCTGCCCAGGACATCGCTGCTTAGCATTTTCGTAGTCACGTGTTATTGTGTTTTCTATGACGCAATTGTAGTGTACAGCGATGCCTTTAGATATCagtatcatatatatatatatatatatatatatatatatatatatatatatatatatatatatatatatatatatatatatatattcatcacTCTGGTCTTCAATAACTTAAATGCTCTTTAATGAAGACTACATTTTAcagacttatttttattcattttatatagatttatttgaattatttttcttaCATTTATAAAATGGGGACGTGTTATTTAAGTAGTTCCACTTTCT contains:
- the fam219ab gene encoding protein FAM219A isoform X2, with product MMEEIDRFQVPSPEPEGEMQPLDPASSTASEADSDTREVEPVTINYKPSPLQMKIEKQRELARKGSLKNSTTVGSPVNQQPKKNNVMARTRLVVPNKGYSSLDQSPDEKPLVALDTDSDDDFDMSRYSSSGYSSAEQINQDLNIQLLKDGYRLDEIPDDEDLDLIPPKSVNPTCMCCQATPPSTTCQIQ
- the fam219ab gene encoding protein FAM219A isoform X1 — protein: MMEEIDRFQVPSPEPEGEMQPLVSVAPASDPASSTASEADSDTREVEPVTINYKPSPLQMKIEKQRELARKGSLKNSTTVGSPVNQQPKKNNVMARTRLVVPNKGYSSLDQSPDEKPLVALDTDSDDDFDMSRYSSSGYSSAEQINQDLNIQLLKDGYRLDEIPDDEDLDLIPPKSVNPTCMCCQATPPSTTCQIQ